The following coding sequences lie in one Paracidovorax avenae genomic window:
- a CDS encoding amino acid ABC transporter ATP-binding protein produces the protein MIELKNVSKWYGSFQVLNDCSTSIRKGEVVVVCGPSGSGKSTLIKTINALEPIQKGEIYVNGVAIHDPKTNLPKLRSQVGMVFQHFELFPHLSVTENLTIAQIKVLGRRADEAKQRGLKMLDRVGLSAHKDKFPGQLSGGQQQRVAIARALSMDPIVMLFDEPTSALDPEMVGEVLDVMVSLANEGMTMMCVTHEMGFARKVSNRVIFMDVGGKILEDCSKDEFFNNPDARQPRTKDFLNKILQH, from the coding sequence ATGATTGAACTCAAGAACGTTTCCAAGTGGTACGGTAGCTTCCAGGTGCTGAACGACTGCTCCACCAGCATCCGCAAGGGCGAGGTGGTGGTCGTGTGCGGCCCGTCGGGCTCGGGCAAGTCCACGCTGATCAAGACGATCAACGCGCTGGAGCCCATCCAGAAGGGCGAGATCTACGTCAACGGCGTGGCCATCCACGACCCGAAGACCAACCTGCCCAAGTTGCGCAGCCAGGTCGGCATGGTGTTCCAGCACTTCGAGCTCTTTCCGCACCTGTCGGTGACGGAGAACCTCACGATCGCGCAGATCAAGGTGCTCGGCCGCCGGGCCGACGAGGCGAAGCAGCGCGGCCTCAAGATGCTCGACCGCGTGGGCCTGTCCGCGCACAAGGACAAGTTCCCGGGCCAGTTGTCCGGCGGGCAGCAGCAGCGCGTGGCGATCGCGCGCGCACTGTCGATGGACCCCATCGTGATGCTCTTCGACGAGCCCACCTCGGCCCTCGACCCGGAAATGGTCGGCGAGGTGCTGGACGTGATGGTGAGCCTGGCCAACGAGGGCATGACCATGATGTGCGTGACCCACGAAATGGGCTTCGCGCGCAAGGTGAGCAACCGCGTCATCTTCATGGACGTGGGTGGCAAGATCCTGGAGGACTGCTCCAAGGACGAGTTCTTCAACAACCCCGATGCGCGGCAGCCCCGCACGAAGGATTTCCTCAACAAGATCCTGCAGCATTGA
- a CDS encoding LysR substrate-binding domain-containing protein: protein METKWLEDFVSLAETRSFSRSAQLRHVTQPAFSRRIQALEAWAGTDLVDRSSYPTRLTPAGKTLYEEALDMLQSLQNTRAMLRAHTSADKDMVEFAVPHTLAFTFFPAWLSGLRDRFGPVKSRLIALNVHDAVLRLVEGGCDLLIAYHHPSQPLQLDSDRYEMLTLGQEILSPYARADADGRPLYALPGEPGHPLPYLGYAPGAYLGRVTELILKQSGIPIHLDRVYETDMAEGLKAMALEGHGVAFLPHSAVKKELRSRRLASAVREGVPDMQMAMEVRAYRQKSAGKDRAKGTAESLWAYLQAHGTDKPL from the coding sequence ATGGAAACCAAGTGGCTCGAGGACTTTGTCAGCCTCGCGGAGACACGCAGCTTCAGTCGGTCGGCGCAGCTGCGGCACGTAACCCAGCCCGCGTTCTCGCGGCGTATCCAGGCCCTGGAGGCCTGGGCAGGGACCGATCTGGTGGATCGCAGTTCCTATCCCACCCGGCTCACGCCGGCGGGCAAGACCCTGTACGAGGAGGCGCTGGACATGCTGCAGTCGCTGCAGAACACCCGCGCGATGCTGAGGGCACACACCAGCGCCGACAAGGACATGGTCGAGTTCGCGGTGCCCCACACCCTGGCCTTCACCTTCTTCCCTGCCTGGCTCTCCGGGCTGCGCGACAGGTTCGGGCCCGTGAAGAGCCGGCTGATCGCCCTGAACGTGCACGACGCGGTGCTGCGCCTGGTGGAAGGGGGCTGCGATCTGCTGATCGCCTACCACCATCCCTCGCAGCCGCTGCAGCTGGATTCCGACCGGTACGAGATGCTCACGCTGGGGCAGGAAATCCTGTCCCCGTATGCCCGGGCGGACGCCGATGGCCGGCCGCTCTACGCGCTGCCCGGCGAGCCGGGCCATCCGCTGCCCTATCTGGGCTATGCACCGGGGGCCTACCTGGGCCGGGTGACGGAGCTCATCCTCAAGCAGTCCGGCATCCCCATCCACCTGGACCGCGTGTACGAGACCGACATGGCCGAGGGCCTGAAGGCCATGGCGCTGGAGGGACACGGCGTCGCCTTCCTGCCGCACAGCGCGGTGAAGAAGGAATTGCGCTCGCGCCGGCTGGCGAGCGCCGTGCGCGAGGGCGTTCCGGACATGCAGATGGCGATGGAAGTGCGTGCCTACCGCCAGAAGTCTGCCGGCAAGGACCGCGCCAAGGGAACGGCGGAGTCCCTCTGGGCGTACCTGCAGGCCCATGGCACCGACAAGCCGCTGTAG
- a CDS encoding TRAP transporter small permease, whose product MPASLPPGAEADASAPSPASTPAATERSLRFEDCLTVAIMALLALITFANVLVRYFTNSSFAWTEEISVFLMIVLALVAGSAAVARDLHIRIEYFAEGGSAARRRRLARFGALSVAVLFAVIAVLSARVTWDDWRFGETSPGIGVPQWWYSIWLPLLSALITLRAIGLFRRQGAAAGATGDRP is encoded by the coding sequence ATGCCCGCTTCCCTCCCTCCCGGCGCAGAAGCCGACGCTTCCGCCCCGTCCCCCGCGTCCACGCCCGCCGCCACCGAACGCTCCCTGCGCTTCGAAGACTGCCTGACCGTGGCCATCATGGCCCTGCTGGCGCTCATCACGTTCGCCAACGTGCTTGTCCGCTATTTCACCAACTCCTCCTTCGCATGGACCGAGGAGATCTCCGTCTTCCTGATGATCGTGCTGGCGCTGGTGGCGGGCTCGGCCGCGGTGGCGCGGGACCTGCACATCCGCATCGAGTACTTCGCCGAAGGCGGCTCCGCGGCGCGCCGGCGGCGCCTCGCCCGTTTCGGGGCCCTCTCGGTCGCCGTCCTGTTCGCGGTCATCGCCGTGCTCAGCGCCCGGGTGACGTGGGACGACTGGCGGTTCGGCGAGACGTCGCCGGGCATCGGGGTGCCGCAGTGGTGGTACTCCATCTGGCTGCCGCTGCTGTCTGCACTCATCACGCTGCGCGCCATCGGCCTCTTCCGCCGCCAGGGCGCGGCGGCCGGCGCAACGGGTGACCGGCCATGA
- a CDS encoding acyl-CoA thioesterase, which yields MTSTLPPQSALPTDKELVLKVIPMPADCNANGDIFGGWVMAQVDLAGSVLPARHVQGRMATVAVNEFVFKQPVRVGDILSFFSSITRIGRTSVTVEVEVYAERFAAQGRYVKVTEARLTYVAIDASGKPRPVPRPAGEEAGNAASSPAVDAATGAR from the coding sequence ATGACCTCCACCCTGCCTCCGCAAAGCGCCCTGCCCACCGACAAGGAGCTGGTGCTGAAAGTGATCCCCATGCCCGCGGATTGCAATGCCAACGGGGATATCTTCGGCGGATGGGTGATGGCCCAGGTGGACCTGGCGGGCTCCGTGCTGCCCGCGCGCCACGTGCAGGGGCGCATGGCCACCGTGGCAGTCAACGAGTTCGTCTTCAAGCAACCCGTGCGGGTGGGAGACATCCTCTCGTTCTTCTCCTCCATCACGCGGATCGGCCGCACGTCGGTGACCGTGGAGGTGGAGGTGTATGCGGAGCGCTTCGCGGCGCAGGGCCGCTATGTGAAGGTGACGGAAGCGCGGCTCACCTACGTCGCCATCGATGCGTCGGGCAAGCCACGGCCCGTGCCGCGGCCTGCGGGGGAGGAAGCGGGAAATGCCGCCTCCTCCCCCGCAGTGGATGCCGCGACCGGAGCCCGCTGA
- a CDS encoding DctP family TRAP transporter solute-binding subunit, with product MQLRTFLATAVAAAAALAFSAAPAAAQNYKSEYRLSLVLGTAFPWGKGGELWANKVRERTQGRINIKLYPGVSLIQGDQTREFSALRQGVIDMAVGSTINWSPQVKALNLFSLPFLFPDYASVDAVTQGEVGRSLFQTLDKAGVVPLAWGENGYREISNSKRPIKTPADLKGLKIRVVGSPLFLDTFTALGANPTQMSWADAQPAMASGAVDGQENPVSVYMAAKLYTVAQKYVTMWGYMNDPLIFVVNKDIWNSWTPADREIVRQAAIDAGKEQIAIARKGMVEADKPLLKEIASHGVTVTQLTPEERQAFVQATRPVFDKWKGQIGADLVNAAEKAVAKK from the coding sequence ATGCAACTGCGCACCTTCCTCGCCACCGCCGTGGCCGCCGCGGCCGCCCTCGCGTTCAGCGCGGCACCGGCCGCCGCGCAGAACTACAAGAGCGAATACCGCTTGTCGCTGGTACTGGGCACCGCCTTCCCATGGGGCAAGGGCGGCGAGCTCTGGGCGAACAAGGTGCGCGAGCGCACGCAGGGCCGCATCAACATCAAGCTCTATCCGGGCGTCTCGCTCATCCAGGGCGACCAGACCCGCGAGTTCAGCGCGCTGCGCCAGGGCGTGATCGACATGGCCGTCGGCTCGACCATCAACTGGTCGCCGCAGGTCAAGGCGCTCAACCTCTTCTCCCTGCCCTTCCTCTTCCCCGATTACGCCTCGGTGGACGCGGTCACGCAGGGCGAGGTCGGCAGGAGCCTCTTCCAGACGCTCGACAAGGCCGGCGTCGTGCCGCTCGCCTGGGGCGAGAACGGCTACCGCGAGATCTCCAACTCCAAGCGCCCCATCAAGACCCCCGCCGACCTCAAGGGATTGAAGATCCGTGTGGTCGGGTCGCCGCTGTTCCTCGACACCTTCACGGCGCTGGGCGCCAATCCCACCCAGATGAGCTGGGCCGACGCGCAGCCCGCCATGGCGAGCGGCGCGGTGGACGGGCAGGAGAACCCCGTGTCGGTGTACATGGCGGCCAAGCTCTACACCGTGGCGCAGAAGTACGTCACCATGTGGGGCTACATGAACGATCCGCTCATCTTCGTGGTGAACAAGGACATCTGGAACTCCTGGACGCCCGCGGACCGCGAGATCGTGCGCCAGGCCGCCATCGACGCCGGCAAGGAGCAGATCGCCATCGCGCGCAAGGGCATGGTCGAGGCCGACAAGCCCCTGCTGAAGGAGATCGCCAGCCATGGCGTCACCGTCACGCAACTCACTCCCGAGGAGCGGCAGGCTTTCGTGCAGGCCACCCGCCCGGTCTTCGACAAGTGGAAGGGACAGATCGGAGCGGATCTCGTGAACGCAGCGGAAAAGGCGGTGGCGAAGAAGTAA
- a CDS encoding amino acid ABC transporter substrate-binding protein, whose translation MKKQLLAVAVMALAAGSAFAQSNDTLAKIKASGTITEGVRESSGLSYTLGDGKYTGFHYDVCARVIADVQKQLGLAKLETKYQPVTSQNRIPLVQNGTVDIECGSTTNNQARQKDVAFAVTTYVEEVRIAVKANSGISGIKDLNGKTIATTTGTTSVQTLRKNKRAEGLTFKEVFGKDHSDSFLLLESGRADAFIMDGSILASNIAKSKAPNDFKIVGETLSVEPIAIMIRKDDPAFKKAVDDSLKGMMKSGEMAKLYDKWFMQPIPPNNVKIGLPVSDATKAAWANPNDKPMEEYTLKD comes from the coding sequence ATGAAGAAACAATTGTTGGCAGTTGCTGTGATGGCGCTCGCTGCGGGCAGCGCTTTCGCGCAGTCGAACGACACGCTGGCCAAGATCAAGGCCTCCGGCACCATCACCGAAGGCGTGCGCGAGTCTTCCGGTCTCTCCTACACCTTGGGCGACGGCAAGTACACGGGCTTCCATTACGACGTGTGCGCCCGTGTGATCGCCGATGTCCAGAAGCAGCTCGGCCTGGCCAAGCTGGAAACCAAGTACCAGCCCGTGACCTCGCAGAACCGCATCCCGCTGGTGCAGAACGGCACGGTGGACATCGAGTGCGGCTCGACCACCAACAACCAGGCGCGCCAGAAGGATGTGGCCTTCGCCGTCACCACCTACGTGGAAGAAGTGCGCATCGCCGTCAAGGCCAACTCGGGCATTTCCGGCATCAAGGACCTGAACGGCAAGACCATCGCCACCACGACGGGCACCACCTCGGTGCAGACCCTGCGCAAGAACAAGCGCGCCGAGGGCCTGACGTTCAAGGAAGTGTTCGGCAAGGACCACTCCGACAGCTTCCTGCTGCTGGAGTCGGGCCGTGCGGACGCCTTCATCATGGACGGCTCGATCCTGGCTTCCAACATCGCCAAGTCCAAGGCTCCCAACGACTTCAAGATCGTCGGCGAAACGCTGAGCGTGGAACCGATCGCGATCATGATCCGCAAGGACGACCCTGCCTTCAAGAAGGCCGTGGACGACAGCCTGAAGGGCATGATGAAGTCGGGCGAGATGGCCAAGCTCTACGACAAGTGGTTCATGCAGCCCATCCCGCCGAACAACGTGAAGATCGGCCTGCCGGTGAGCGATGCCACCAAGGCCGCTTGGGCGAACCCCAACGACAAGCCCATGGAGGAATACACGCTCAAGGATTGA
- a CDS encoding ABC transporter ATP-binding protein/permease yields the protein MRPHGDPSTASSPPAAVPAARSDRATIARLIPYLLHYRWRVMAALVFVIGAKLANVGVPLLLKRIVDAMAPAAGATAALVVVPAGLLAAYGLLRLSTSVFTELRELVFAKATQGAARRIALQTFEHLHALSLRFHLERQTGGMTRDIERGVRGIESLISFTLFNIGATLIEVFLVLAVLGGKFDPAFAWITLAALACYILFTVMLTEWRTRFRREANAFDSAAHTKAVDSLLNYETVKYFNNEPFEVRRYDESLEQLRRARLKSQTSLSLLNAGQQLIIATALVAMLWRAAQGVADGRMTLGDLVMVNAFMIQLYIPLNFLGVIYREIKQSLTDLDKMFTLMDREQEVQDALDAPPLSLGASAPSVRFEGVHFAYEPARTILHGVEFEIPPGRTVAVVGPSGSGKSTLARLLFRFYDVQAGRITIDGQDIRQVTQDSLRRAVGAVPQDTVLFNETIAYNIAYGRPGASQAEIEAAARAARIHDFIAGLPAGYGTQVGERGLKLSGGEKQRVAIARTLLKNPPILVFDEATSALDTANERAIQAELRSAAQGKTVLLVAHRLSTVVDAHEILVMDAGRIVERGTHAQLLALGGRYADMWRQQSREE from the coding sequence ATGCGCCCCCACGGCGACCCATCCACTGCCTCCTCCCCTCCTGCGGCCGTGCCCGCCGCCCGCAGCGACCGCGCCACGATCGCCCGCCTGATTCCCTACCTGCTGCACTACCGCTGGCGGGTGATGGCCGCGCTCGTGTTCGTCATCGGCGCCAAGCTCGCGAACGTCGGCGTGCCGCTGCTGCTCAAGCGCATCGTGGATGCCATGGCCCCGGCGGCGGGGGCCACCGCCGCGCTCGTGGTGGTGCCCGCGGGGCTGCTGGCGGCCTACGGGCTGCTGCGGCTGAGCACATCGGTCTTCACGGAACTGCGCGAACTCGTCTTTGCCAAGGCCACGCAGGGCGCTGCGCGCCGCATCGCGCTGCAAACCTTCGAGCACCTGCATGCGCTCAGCCTGCGTTTCCACCTGGAGCGGCAGACCGGGGGGATGACGCGCGACATCGAGCGCGGGGTGCGCGGCATCGAGTCGCTGATCTCTTTCACGCTCTTCAATATCGGGGCCACGTTGATCGAGGTCTTCCTGGTCCTGGCGGTGCTCGGGGGAAAGTTCGACCCGGCCTTTGCGTGGATCACGCTGGCCGCGCTAGCCTGCTACATCCTGTTCACCGTGATGCTCACGGAGTGGCGCACGCGCTTTCGCCGCGAGGCGAATGCCTTCGATTCCGCGGCCCACACCAAGGCCGTGGACTCGTTGCTGAACTACGAGACCGTCAAGTATTTCAACAACGAGCCTTTCGAGGTGCGCCGCTACGACGAGAGCCTGGAGCAGTTGCGGCGCGCACGCCTGAAGAGCCAGACGTCGCTGTCGCTGCTCAACGCGGGACAGCAGCTCATCATCGCCACGGCCCTGGTCGCCATGCTGTGGCGCGCGGCACAGGGCGTGGCGGACGGCCGCATGACGCTGGGAGACCTGGTGATGGTGAATGCCTTCATGATCCAGCTCTACATTCCCCTCAACTTCCTGGGCGTGATCTACCGCGAGATCAAGCAGAGCCTGACCGATCTGGACAAGATGTTCACGCTCATGGACCGTGAGCAGGAGGTGCAGGATGCGCTGGACGCGCCACCGCTGTCGCTGGGCGCGTCTGCGCCGTCGGTACGGTTCGAAGGCGTGCATTTCGCCTATGAGCCGGCGCGCACCATCCTCCACGGCGTCGAATTCGAGATTCCTCCCGGCCGCACGGTGGCGGTGGTCGGGCCCTCGGGCTCGGGCAAGTCCACGCTCGCGAGGCTGCTGTTCCGCTTCTACGACGTGCAGGCCGGGCGCATCACGATCGACGGGCAGGACATCCGGCAGGTCACCCAGGACAGCCTGCGCCGCGCCGTGGGGGCCGTGCCGCAGGACACGGTGCTGTTCAACGAAACCATCGCCTACAACATCGCCTATGGCAGGCCGGGGGCGTCGCAGGCGGAGATAGAGGCCGCGGCGCGCGCTGCCCGCATCCACGATTTCATCGCGGGGCTGCCGGCGGGATATGGCACGCAGGTGGGCGAGCGGGGGCTGAAGCTGTCAGGTGGGGAAAAGCAGCGCGTTGCCATCGCCCGTACGCTGCTCAAGAACCCGCCCATCCTCGTGTTCGACGAGGCCACCTCCGCGCTCGATACGGCCAACGAGCGGGCGATACAGGCCGAACTGCGCAGTGCGGCCCAGGGCAAGACGGTGCTGCTCGTCGCCCACCGCCTCTCGACGGTGGTGGATGCGCACGAGATCCTGGTGATGGATGCCGGCCGGATCGTCGAGCGCGGCACGCACGCGCAGTTGCTGGCGCTCGGGGGACGCTACGCGGACATGTGGCGCCAGCAGTCTCGCGAAGAGTGA
- a CDS encoding amino acid ABC transporter permease — translation MMNLDFSFYSWDIISKFVLKGFYFSIVLTVVATIGGVLFGTLLALMRLSGKKWLDVPATIYVNGMRSIPLVMVILWFFLLVPFLVGRPIGAEMSAVITFIAFEAAYFSEIMRAGIQSIPRGQVFAGQALGMTYGQNMKLVILPQAFRNMLPVLLTQTIILFQDTSLVYAIGAYDMLKGFETAGKNYGRPIEAYLLAAVVYFIMCFALSSAVKRLHRKIAIIR, via the coding sequence ATGATGAATCTCGACTTTTCCTTCTACAGCTGGGACATCATCAGCAAGTTCGTCCTCAAGGGCTTCTATTTCAGCATCGTGCTGACCGTGGTGGCCACGATCGGCGGCGTGCTGTTCGGAACGCTGCTGGCGCTGATGCGGCTGTCGGGCAAGAAATGGCTCGACGTGCCGGCCACCATCTACGTCAACGGCATGCGCAGCATCCCGCTGGTGATGGTGATCCTGTGGTTCTTCCTGCTGGTGCCGTTCCTCGTGGGCCGGCCCATCGGGGCCGAGATGTCGGCGGTGATCACGTTCATCGCCTTCGAGGCCGCGTACTTCAGCGAGATCATGCGGGCCGGCATCCAGTCCATCCCGCGCGGCCAGGTGTTCGCAGGCCAGGCGCTGGGCATGACCTACGGGCAGAACATGAAGCTCGTGATCCTGCCGCAGGCGTTCCGCAACATGCTGCCGGTGCTGCTGACCCAGACCATCATCCTGTTCCAGGACACGTCGCTCGTGTATGCCATCGGCGCCTACGACATGCTCAAGGGCTTCGAGACCGCGGGCAAGAACTATGGTCGCCCGATCGAGGCCTACCTGCTGGCCGCGGTCGTGTACTTCATTATGTGCTTCGCGCTCTCGTCGGCGGTGAAGCGCCTGCACCGCAAGATCGCCATCATCCGCTGA
- a CDS encoding TRAP transporter large permease — MIAALLFAVFLGMMAAGVPIGAALGLAGTAAIAIANAETPWFGLLAVPQNFYAGLGKYPLLAIPMFVLVGSIFDRSGVALRLVNFAVAIVGRGPGMLPLVAIAVAMFLGGISGSGPANAAAVGGVMIAAMSRAGYPGSFSASVVGAAAATDILIPPSVAFIIYSVLVPGASVPALFAAGMVPGVLAGIALIVPAVWLARRHKMGALEASMPRPPFWKSLREASWGLAAPVLILGGMRAGWFTPTEAAVVAVFYGLFVGMCIHRTIRFRDLYTILREAGELSAVILLVVSLAGIFAFSLSTLGVIDPIANAIVHSGLGEYGVLALLILLLITVGMFLDGISIFLIFVPLLLPIMQHYQWDPVWFGVILTLKVALGQFTPPLAVNLMVSCRIAGVRMESTVRWVGPMLLAMFLVMVAVIAFPQLALWLPARLGY; from the coding sequence ATGATCGCGGCGCTTCTTTTCGCCGTTTTCCTGGGCATGATGGCCGCCGGCGTGCCGATCGGCGCCGCGCTCGGCCTGGCCGGCACGGCCGCCATCGCAATCGCGAATGCCGAGACGCCCTGGTTCGGGCTGCTGGCGGTGCCGCAGAACTTCTATGCCGGGCTCGGCAAGTACCCGCTGCTCGCGATTCCCATGTTCGTGCTGGTCGGCTCGATCTTCGACCGTTCCGGCGTGGCGCTGCGGCTCGTGAACTTCGCGGTGGCCATCGTCGGGCGCGGCCCGGGCATGCTGCCGCTGGTGGCCATCGCCGTGGCGATGTTCCTGGGCGGCATTTCCGGCTCGGGCCCCGCCAACGCGGCCGCCGTGGGCGGGGTGATGATCGCCGCCATGTCGCGCGCGGGCTACCCCGGCTCGTTCTCGGCCAGTGTGGTCGGCGCGGCCGCGGCCACCGACATCCTGATCCCGCCGTCGGTCGCCTTCATCATCTATTCGGTGCTGGTGCCGGGCGCCTCGGTGCCCGCGCTGTTCGCGGCCGGCATGGTACCCGGCGTGCTGGCCGGCATCGCGTTGATCGTGCCGGCCGTGTGGCTGGCGCGCCGCCACAAGATGGGAGCGCTGGAAGCCTCGATGCCCCGCCCGCCCTTCTGGAAGAGCCTGCGCGAGGCCTCCTGGGGCCTGGCCGCGCCGGTGCTGATCCTGGGCGGCATGCGCGCGGGCTGGTTCACGCCTACCGAAGCCGCCGTGGTGGCCGTGTTCTACGGACTCTTCGTGGGCATGTGCATCCACCGCACCATCCGGTTCCGGGACCTGTACACCATCCTGCGGGAGGCAGGCGAGCTCTCTGCCGTGATCCTGCTGGTGGTGTCGCTCGCGGGCATCTTCGCGTTCTCGCTCTCCACGCTCGGCGTGATCGATCCGATCGCCAACGCCATCGTGCATTCAGGATTGGGCGAATACGGCGTGCTCGCACTGCTGATCCTGCTGCTGATCACGGTGGGCATGTTCCTGGACGGCATCTCGATCTTCCTGATCTTCGTGCCGCTGCTCCTGCCCATCATGCAGCACTACCAGTGGGACCCCGTCTGGTTCGGCGTGATCCTCACCCTCAAGGTGGCGCTCGGCCAGTTCACGCCGCCGCTGGCCGTGAACCTCATGGTGTCGTGCCGCATCGCGGGCGTGCGCATGGAATCCACCGTGCGCTGGGTGGGACCGATGCTGCTGGCCATGTTCCTCGTGATGGTGGCCGTCATCGCATTCCCGCAGCTGGCCCTCTGGCTGCCGGCGCGCCTGGGCTACTGA
- a CDS encoding amino acid ABC transporter substrate-binding protein — protein MNPVRPWRTLLGVASLCCAVASHAGVLERIASGGKLVVAYRDAASPFAFKDAAGRPAGYAVELCQRIADAVRRKTGRKDMEIAYVPVDLGNRMETITQGRADLECGSTTNNAERRQIVAFTIPHFITGTRLLVKASSPIDRIEDMGGHKLVSTRGTTALRAVQQLNRERALQINVIEAPDDQRAVEMVEKSEADAFAMDDVLLYAFAAGRPDPKALKVVGKFVTAEALAIMLPKGDPEFKKVVDDEMRRLITTREIHPIYDKWFLQPAPPTNRALNLPVSYLLREFWKYPSDQVPF, from the coding sequence ATGAATCCTGTTCGCCCGTGGCGCACCCTCCTGGGGGTGGCCTCACTCTGCTGTGCCGTGGCCTCCCATGCGGGAGTCCTGGAGCGCATCGCTTCGGGCGGCAAGCTGGTGGTGGCCTATCGCGACGCGGCATCTCCCTTCGCCTTCAAGGATGCCGCAGGGCGCCCCGCAGGCTATGCCGTGGAGCTGTGCCAGCGCATTGCGGACGCCGTGCGCCGCAAGACCGGCCGCAAGGACATGGAGATCGCCTACGTCCCGGTGGACCTCGGCAACCGGATGGAAACCATCACCCAGGGACGGGCCGACCTCGAATGCGGCTCCACCACGAACAACGCCGAGCGCCGGCAGATCGTCGCGTTCACCATCCCCCACTTCATCACGGGCACCCGCCTGCTGGTCAAGGCGTCGAGCCCGATCGACCGCATCGAGGACATGGGCGGGCACAAGCTGGTCTCCACCCGCGGCACGACCGCGCTGCGGGCCGTGCAGCAGCTCAACCGCGAGCGCGCCCTGCAGATCAACGTGATCGAGGCTCCGGACGACCAGCGGGCTGTGGAGATGGTGGAGAAGAGCGAGGCCGACGCCTTCGCGATGGACGACGTCCTGCTCTACGCATTCGCCGCGGGCCGCCCGGATCCGAAGGCGCTGAAGGTGGTCGGCAAGTTCGTCACGGCCGAAGCGCTGGCGATCATGCTGCCCAAGGGCGACCCCGAGTTCAAGAAGGTGGTGGACGACGAGATGCGCCGGCTCATCACCACCCGCGAGATCCATCCCATCTACGACAAGTGGTTCCTCCAGCCCGCCCCTCCCACGAACCGGGCATTGAACTTGCCTGTCAGCTACCTGCTGCGTGAGTTCTGGAAATACCCCTCGGACCAGGTTCCGTTCTGA
- a CDS encoding amino acid ABC transporter permease, which yields MGSNWDWQVFLQDPGGEYPTYLQWMLSAWGWTVSVALLALVIALVAGSVIGTLRTLPDNRFLVGFGNAWVELFRNIPLLVQIFLWYHVVPAIFPVMKSVSGFILVVLALGFFTSARIAEQVRSGIQALPRGQRYAGMALGFTTVQYYRYVLLPMAFRIIIPPLTSETMNIFKNSSVAFAVSVTELTMFAMQAQEETSRGIEIYLAVTGLYVISAFAINRIMAFIEKRARVPGFIVAGGTGGGH from the coding sequence ATGGGATCGAATTGGGATTGGCAGGTCTTCCTGCAGGACCCGGGGGGCGAGTATCCGACCTACCTCCAGTGGATGCTCTCGGCCTGGGGCTGGACCGTGTCGGTGGCCCTGCTGGCGCTCGTGATCGCGCTGGTGGCGGGCTCGGTCATCGGCACGCTGCGCACGCTGCCGGACAACAGGTTTCTGGTCGGCTTCGGCAATGCGTGGGTGGAACTGTTCCGCAACATTCCCCTGCTGGTGCAGATCTTCCTGTGGTACCACGTGGTGCCCGCCATCTTTCCGGTGATGAAGAGCGTTTCCGGCTTCATCCTCGTGGTGCTGGCGCTGGGATTCTTCACGTCCGCACGGATCGCCGAGCAGGTGCGCTCGGGCATCCAGGCCCTGCCGCGCGGCCAGCGCTACGCGGGCATGGCGCTGGGTTTCACCACGGTGCAGTACTACCGCTACGTGCTGCTGCCCATGGCATTCCGCATCATCATTCCGCCGCTCACCAGCGAGACGATGAACATCTTCAAGAACTCGTCGGTGGCGTTCGCCGTGTCTGTGACCGAACTGACCATGTTCGCCATGCAGGCGCAGGAGGAAACCTCGCGCGGCATCGAAATCTACCTGGCAGTGACGGGCCTGTACGTGATCTCGGCGTTCGCCATCAACCGCATCATGGCCTTCATCGAAAAGCGTGCGCGCGTCCCGGGCTTCATCGTCGCGGGCGGCACGGGGGGAGGCCACTGA